One Amaranthus tricolor cultivar Red isolate AtriRed21 chromosome 1, ASM2621246v1, whole genome shotgun sequence DNA window includes the following coding sequences:
- the LOC130796999 gene encoding uncharacterized protein LOC130796999, producing MSLSFSPISYLPLPNLTYFQKSPKTLVSVFCHPQTPTFFCCSHGRNPRKPNNIISDAELASDFAAEVHRLNTQSKERENAMKRSKQLLFSDLCNYLDMNPEDVKNNWKNFSTDEKMGLVKEFISYWGLNFHPLSPKSVKGLIDEFVFKDSEEIESSDHSSSNSDAILPTLKKIIKGFSSDH from the coding sequence ATGTCTCTCTCCTTCTCACCGATTTCATATCTTCCTCTCCCGAATCTAACCTACTTCCAAAAATCCCCCAAAACCCTTGTTTCTGTCTTCTGTCATCCTCAAACCCCAACCTTTTTCTGTTGCAGCCATGGCAGAAACCCTAGAAAACCCAACAACATAATCAGTGATGCAGAATTAGCTTCAGATTTTGCAGCAGAAGTCCACAGATTAAATACTCAGTCTAAGGAGAGAGAAAACGCAATGAAAAGGAGTAAGCAACTACTTTTTTCTGATCTTTGCAATTACCTTGATATGAACCCAGAAGATGTCAAGAACAATTGGAAGAATTTTAGTACTGATGAAAAAATGGGTTTAGTTAAAGAGTTTATTTCATATTGGGGTTTGAATTTTCATCCTTTATCACCAAAATCTGTTAAaggtttgattgatgaatttgtttttaAGGATTCTGAGGAGATTGAAAGTTCAGATCACTCTAGTTCTAATTCTGATGCAATTCTTCCCACattgaagaaaataataaagggGTTTTCATCAGATCATTAG